In the genome of Nocardia sp. NBC_00416, one region contains:
- a CDS encoding ABA4-like family protein: MTQRLFDITFLGAAPFWALMILAPRWHRTRAIVASPLICLPPLLIYAVLVVPGLVEFSAVLANPDLPALQQLLGSPVGTAASWAHFVAFDLFLGRWIFFDSRDRRIHPILISVLLVSTIMFAPLGVLAYLLIRIIRKPSRESKVSPLPETRWEF, translated from the coding sequence GTGACGCAGCGTCTGTTCGATATCACGTTCCTTGGCGCCGCCCCGTTCTGGGCGCTGATGATTCTCGCGCCGCGATGGCACCGGACTCGCGCTATCGTCGCGTCTCCGCTGATCTGCCTGCCGCCTTTGCTGATCTACGCGGTGCTGGTCGTCCCGGGCCTGGTGGAGTTCTCCGCCGTTCTGGCGAATCCGGACCTGCCTGCGTTGCAACAACTCCTGGGCAGTCCCGTGGGTACGGCCGCGTCCTGGGCCCACTTCGTCGCATTCGATCTCTTTCTCGGCCGCTGGATTTTCTTCGACAGCCGCGACCGGCGCATCCATCCGATACTGATCAGTGTTTTACTGGTGTCCACGATCATGTTCGCGCCACTCGGCGTGCTCGCCTACCTGCTGATCCGAATCATCCGAAAACCCTCGCGGGAATCGAAGGTGTCGCCGCTCCCGGAGACGAGGTGGGAGTTCTGA
- a CDS encoding SRPBCC domain-containing protein encodes MNVDRIEREIVIAAAPERVWPLVAEPGFWATDDESVRGTVATEGESLVSHHSEHGDFPMRVEKVDPPKYLACRWMSAFPGEELREDNSTLVEFTLTPEGDGTRLRVVETGFAALPTSEENRRNVIRDHTGGWEQCLAALAARAE; translated from the coding sequence ATGAATGTTGACCGGATCGAGCGGGAGATCGTGATCGCGGCCGCGCCGGAACGGGTCTGGCCACTGGTGGCCGAGCCGGGGTTCTGGGCGACCGATGACGAGAGTGTGCGTGGCACGGTGGCCACCGAAGGCGAGTCCCTTGTGTCGCACCACTCCGAGCACGGTGATTTCCCGATGCGGGTGGAGAAGGTCGACCCGCCGAAGTATCTGGCGTGCCGGTGGATGAGCGCGTTCCCCGGCGAGGAACTGCGTGAGGACAATTCCACTCTCGTGGAATTCACCCTCACGCCGGAAGGCGACGGTACCCGGCTGCGTGTGGTGGAAACCGGATTCGCCGCCCTGCCGACGTCGGAGGAGAACCGCCGCAACGTGATCCGTGATCACACCGGTGGCTGGGAGCAGTGCCTCGCCGCTCTCGCCGCCCGCGCCGAATGA
- a CDS encoding MerR family transcriptional regulator, whose protein sequence is MRIAELSRATGVPAATIKYYVREGLMPSGVRTHRNQVDYSEEHMNRLRLIRALLDIGGLSVDAARDVLTVLDTGASTARESIGGVLYALGGRRSPVGRHEEEIATADVEALLAGRGWEIHEDSPARRTLIDVCAALRLLGHADVVAEMDDYATASQSIAAIDLGLVRAEATIERMAETAIVGTLLGDTLLSALRRLAQEHLSRQLLPDEAPVRRRPAE, encoded by the coding sequence ATGCGGATAGCCGAACTCAGTAGGGCAACCGGGGTTCCTGCCGCAACGATCAAGTACTACGTGCGTGAGGGGTTGATGCCCTCCGGCGTCCGTACGCACCGCAACCAGGTGGACTACAGCGAAGAGCACATGAACCGCCTGCGCCTGATCCGTGCCCTGCTCGACATCGGCGGCCTGTCGGTGGACGCGGCAAGAGACGTGCTCACTGTGCTCGATACGGGGGCATCGACCGCGCGGGAATCGATCGGGGGAGTGTTGTATGCCCTCGGTGGGCGTCGTTCGCCGGTGGGCCGGCACGAGGAGGAGATCGCTACTGCCGACGTCGAGGCGCTGCTGGCCGGGCGCGGCTGGGAAATCCATGAGGACAGTCCGGCGCGGCGGACCTTGATCGATGTGTGCGCCGCGTTGCGGCTGCTCGGGCACGCCGATGTGGTGGCCGAGATGGACGACTACGCCACCGCGTCCCAATCGATCGCGGCCATCGATCTCGGCTTGGTTCGCGCCGAGGCGACCATCGAGCGAATGGCCGAAACCGCTATCGTCGGAACCCTTCTCGGTGACACTCTGCTGTCTGCTTTGCGCCGACTTGCCCAGGAACACCTGTCTCGGCAACTCCTACCGGATGAGGCGCCGGTCCGGCGTCGGCCGGCGGAGTAG
- a CDS encoding ArsR/SmtB family transcription factor, which translates to MTNQRRTDADTVDDVLAALADPTRRTLLDLLSARGQATATTLADGLPISRQAVVKHLAVLEAAGLVGNVKVGREVRYSVRPEALDTTARWMAALAVDWDRRLAKIKRFAEAAERLAASDPQ; encoded by the coding sequence ATGACGAACCAACGTCGCACCGACGCCGACACTGTCGACGACGTTCTGGCCGCCCTGGCCGATCCGACCCGCCGCACACTGCTGGACCTGCTGTCGGCGCGCGGCCAGGCCACCGCGACGACACTGGCTGACGGGCTCCCGATCTCGCGGCAGGCGGTGGTCAAGCACCTGGCGGTATTGGAGGCAGCCGGGCTGGTCGGCAATGTGAAGGTCGGCCGCGAGGTCCGGTATTCGGTGCGCCCTGAGGCCCTGGATACCACGGCTCGCTGGATGGCCGCGCTCGCCGTCGATTGGGATCGCCGCCTGGCCAAGATCAAGCGCTTCGCGGAGGCCGCGGAGCGACTGGCCGCCTCGGACCCGCAGTAA
- a CDS encoding TetR/AcrR family transcriptional regulator: MTAPTSPGDDTTAEPDGTVSTREQQRQRVIEAAADLLERAGRDAVTTRAVADMAGLQPPAIYRLFGDKDGLLEAVAEYGFAKFVAGKHAVLDPVDPIEDLRAGWDLAVEFGLSNPALYTLMYSEPAGTESAAFRAGLEILRGRIRRLAAGGWLRVDEQLAAGIIHATGRGAVLTWLSFPEANRDPALLTALREAMVTAITNERPAIQDTGPAAAARALRANLPGETTLTSAEQRLLREWLDRLAGDH, from the coding sequence ATGACCGCGCCCACGTCACCCGGCGACGACACCACCGCCGAACCCGACGGCACCGTGTCGACTCGCGAACAGCAGCGGCAACGCGTCATCGAAGCCGCCGCCGACCTGCTGGAACGCGCCGGTCGTGATGCGGTGACAACTCGCGCAGTCGCCGACATGGCAGGGTTACAGCCACCAGCGATCTACCGGCTGTTCGGTGACAAGGACGGACTGCTGGAAGCGGTGGCGGAGTACGGTTTCGCTAAATTCGTCGCCGGCAAACACGCAGTCCTCGACCCCGTGGACCCCATCGAAGATCTCCGGGCCGGATGGGACCTCGCGGTCGAGTTCGGTCTGTCCAACCCCGCGCTCTACACCCTCATGTACAGCGAACCCGCGGGCACCGAGTCGGCCGCATTCCGGGCCGGACTGGAAATCCTGCGCGGAAGGATCCGTCGCCTCGCCGCGGGTGGCTGGTTGCGTGTCGATGAACAACTTGCTGCCGGGATCATTCACGCCACCGGCCGGGGTGCGGTTCTGACCTGGCTGTCCTTCCCGGAAGCCAACCGTGACCCGGCCCTGCTCACCGCACTCCGCGAGGCCATGGTCACCGCGATTACCAACGAACGACCGGCCATACAAGACACCGGCCCGGCCGCCGCCGCCCGAGCACTCCGCGCCAATCTTCCCGGGGAAACAACGCTCACCTCCGCCGAGCAACGCCTGCTCCGAGAGTGGCTCGACCGTCTCGCAGGTGACCACTGA
- a CDS encoding nuclear transport factor 2 family protein: MLSAMENDLREAERRLQAAQLAGDVQALDELLDDRLIFTLGSDTFTKVDDLELHRTGAQIVDKLEEEQLTVLVEGTTGVTWFLGVVEGSVHGSPFAARMRYTRAWAHDDSRGWRVVAAHASAVE, from the coding sequence ATGCTGAGTGCCATGGAGAATGACTTGCGGGAGGCTGAGCGGCGACTCCAGGCCGCGCAGCTGGCCGGGGATGTCCAGGCGCTGGACGAGTTGCTCGATGACCGGCTGATCTTCACTCTCGGCTCGGACACGTTCACCAAGGTCGATGATCTCGAGCTGCACCGCACTGGCGCTCAGATCGTGGACAAGCTCGAGGAAGAACAACTGACGGTACTGGTGGAAGGGACGACCGGGGTCACTTGGTTCCTCGGCGTCGTCGAGGGCAGCGTGCATGGATCACCATTCGCAGCCAGGATGCGCTACACCCGCGCCTGGGCGCACGACGACTCGCGTGGCTGGCGGGTCGTTGCCGCTCATGCCTCGGCGGTCGAGTAG
- a CDS encoding DUF4267 domain-containing protein, translated as MQSMIGNSLAALIGIAVVVMGSSFFWAPQGAAGFGKPNPPLQDPAFRAWLCVKGIRDMATGACILVLLAVGPPALLGGLVLTLALIPIGDATMVLRNKGPKSAAYGVHASSAAAMIVVALLLLTA; from the coding sequence ATGCAATCGATGATCGGCAACTCTCTCGCCGCGCTCATCGGGATCGCGGTCGTCGTCATGGGCAGCTCATTCTTCTGGGCACCACAGGGTGCGGCGGGCTTCGGCAAACCGAATCCCCCTCTCCAGGACCCCGCCTTCCGAGCGTGGCTGTGCGTCAAGGGCATCCGCGACATGGCCACCGGGGCGTGCATACTCGTCCTGCTCGCCGTCGGCCCGCCCGCGCTGCTCGGCGGGCTCGTACTCACCCTCGCCCTCATTCCGATCGGAGACGCGACGATGGTGCTCCGCAACAAGGGTCCCAAGTCGGCCGCCTACGGAGTCCACGCCTCTTCCGCGGCCGCGATGATTGTGGTCGCACTGCTGCTGCTGACCGCCTGA
- a CDS encoding hemerythrin domain-containing protein: MEHEGNEQMGIDTHDMEVVHRGLRRESRLLIELVAAVVPGDTARAAVIADHFRLYRLGLQNHHEGEDELLWPPLLARVDLGTDIVLRMEAQHERVAATLTRLDIEMPTWRAAAGADERDALVASLTDHRAVLLEHLDDEEATLLPLAADHLTEAEWASQGEHLVAHTPKLALLTLFGIVLEDANPSERARLLSGLPAPVRAIWHLIGRPRYARHIRRVRAT, encoded by the coding sequence ACCGTGGACTGCGCCGTGAATCGCGGCTGCTGATCGAGCTGGTGGCGGCGGTCGTACCAGGCGACACCGCCCGCGCCGCGGTCATCGCCGACCACTTCCGCCTCTACCGGCTGGGTCTGCAGAACCACCACGAGGGCGAGGACGAGCTGCTGTGGCCACCGCTGCTGGCCCGCGTAGACCTCGGGACCGACATCGTCCTGCGGATGGAAGCCCAGCACGAGCGCGTAGCCGCCACGCTGACCAGGCTGGACATCGAGATGCCGACCTGGAGGGCCGCCGCCGGAGCCGACGAACGCGACGCACTCGTGGCCTCGCTCACCGATCACCGGGCGGTATTGCTGGAGCACCTCGACGACGAGGAGGCCACCCTGCTGCCACTCGCCGCCGACCACCTCACCGAGGCGGAATGGGCCTCGCAGGGCGAGCACCTGGTGGCGCACACTCCCAAGCTCGCACTGCTCACACTTTTCGGCATAGTCCTCGAGGACGCGAACCCGTCCGAACGCGCACGCCTGCTATCCGGGCTTCCTGCCCCGGTCCGAGCCATCTGGCACCTCATCGGCCGCCCTCGCTACGCCCGCCACATCCGCCGCGTCCGCGCGACGTAA
- a CDS encoding DUF1707 SHOCT-like domain-containing protein gives MTAEPPPESLPAVRATDIERDNAAALIQQAHADGRLDLTELDERLAAVYSSRTRPELEVVTADLSPVAHGGTADRLVLRSKGSNLARQGTWLVPPQIVVHSEHGRVVLDFGTAVLRSREILVEVNSKHGGVEFVVPQGWIIDLDDMVTEWGRIKNKAVPPVAGMPRLRVTGRVEHAGITVRHPRRRRWWWPFR, from the coding sequence ATGACGGCCGAGCCACCACCCGAGAGCCTTCCGGCGGTGCGCGCCACCGACATCGAACGCGATAACGCCGCCGCGCTCATCCAGCAGGCGCACGCCGACGGACGGCTGGACCTCACCGAATTGGATGAGCGACTCGCCGCCGTGTACTCCAGCAGAACCAGACCGGAGCTGGAGGTGGTCACCGCCGATCTGTCGCCTGTCGCGCACGGCGGTACGGCAGACCGCCTGGTGCTGCGCTCGAAGGGCAGCAACCTCGCACGGCAGGGCACCTGGCTGGTGCCACCGCAGATCGTCGTGCACTCCGAACACGGCAGAGTGGTACTCGATTTCGGCACTGCCGTCCTGCGGTCCCGGGAGATTCTGGTCGAGGTGAATTCGAAACACGGCGGCGTCGAATTCGTCGTGCCTCAGGGCTGGATCATCGACCTCGACGATATGGTCACCGAGTGGGGCCGCATCAAGAACAAGGCGGTCCCACCGGTAGCCGGGATGCCCCGGCTCCGGGTCACCGGCCGCGTCGAGCACGCCGGAATCACTGTCCGTCACCCCCGCCGCCGACGCTGGTGGTGGCCGTTCCGCTGA
- a CDS encoding imine reductase family protein, with product MADAAGLGGTESFIFYSGEHEVFDACAEVLRPLGRPEYLGVDVGLAQLYYQAVLAIYLSGLLAFERALAMIDRSGEPIMRFLPYAQQSMGDMRALYAAVATMATDTGGWRDIGHLRMMTAGAEHVAETAAAVGVDTGLARAVQNHWLRALTESERTGVPRSTFQLLRGGS from the coding sequence ATGGCCGACGCAGCGGGCCTCGGAGGTACGGAGTCCTTTATTTTCTACAGCGGCGAACACGAGGTGTTCGACGCATGTGCCGAGGTACTCCGTCCACTCGGCCGACCCGAGTATCTGGGCGTGGACGTCGGACTCGCGCAGCTGTACTACCAGGCCGTCCTCGCAATCTACCTGTCCGGGCTGCTCGCGTTCGAGCGGGCGCTTGCCATGATCGATCGCTCGGGTGAACCGATCATGCGATTCCTGCCCTACGCGCAACAGTCGATGGGTGATATGAGGGCCTTGTACGCCGCGGTGGCCACTATGGCGACCGACACCGGCGGGTGGCGTGATATCGGGCATCTGCGCATGATGACGGCCGGCGCCGAGCACGTGGCCGAGACCGCCGCGGCCGTCGGAGTGGATACGGGTCTGGCGCGCGCGGTACAGAACCACTGGCTTCGTGCGTTGACCGAAAGCGAGCGAACCGGTGTGCCGCGATCGACCTTCCAGCTACTTCGAGGGGGCTCATAA
- a CDS encoding dihydrofolate reductase family protein: MAELLVDFITSLDGYASGEGWPGFWGLEGPEYLAWLGEQPEVTYLMGANTYRLMSGFAAGEVPDGQDEFRPEEEATVDELTQASKVVFSSALEEPLTWANSTLVRDDAVEAVRAMKSSGSGLLSTIGSLSLSRSLLRAGLVDRFRVVMFPVITGATGAERIYDGYPDVALDMVEHRTFDGRTQLVEYKPRVLEHPPLGGPA; the protein is encoded by the coding sequence ATGGCGGAGCTTCTCGTCGACTTCATCACCTCTCTCGACGGCTACGCATCGGGCGAGGGATGGCCCGGGTTCTGGGGCCTCGAGGGCCCGGAGTACCTCGCGTGGCTCGGCGAGCAGCCCGAGGTCACCTACCTGATGGGAGCCAACACCTACCGCCTGATGTCGGGCTTCGCCGCCGGCGAGGTCCCGGATGGCCAAGACGAGTTCAGGCCCGAAGAAGAGGCGACCGTCGATGAGCTCACGCAAGCGTCCAAGGTGGTGTTCTCCTCCGCACTGGAGGAGCCACTGACGTGGGCCAACTCCACGCTGGTCCGCGACGACGCCGTCGAGGCGGTCCGCGCCATGAAGTCGAGTGGCTCGGGGCTCCTGAGCACGATCGGCAGCCTCAGCCTGAGCCGGTCCCTGCTACGAGCCGGACTCGTCGACCGCTTCCGGGTCGTGATGTTCCCGGTGATCACCGGGGCCACGGGCGCAGAACGCATCTACGACGGCTATCCGGACGTCGCCCTCGACATGGTCGAGCACCGCACCTTCGACGGCCGCACCCAGCTGGTCGAGTACAAGCCCCGCGTGCTCGAGCACCCGCCGCTCGGCGGCCCTGCGTAA
- a CDS encoding dihydrofolate reductase family protein, whose product MGRLTYGFNVSVDGYIADAQGNIDWSDPSEELHRYWNDFERETALAFYGRRLYELMSAYWPTADKAPDATPLIVDFAHIWRDMPKVVFSRTLESVDWNSRLDRGDPVEVVRKLKAETDGRLEVAGATLAAPIVQAGLVDEYRLVIAPTAVGGGTPFFPVLPSWISLRLLENRTFPCGTVLLRYEAKHD is encoded by the coding sequence ATGGGCAGACTCACCTATGGCTTCAACGTGTCGGTGGACGGGTACATCGCCGACGCACAAGGCAACATCGACTGGTCCGATCCGAGCGAAGAACTGCACAGGTACTGGAACGACTTCGAGCGGGAGACCGCCCTGGCGTTCTACGGGCGGCGGCTCTACGAACTGATGTCCGCGTACTGGCCGACCGCCGATAAGGCTCCGGACGCCACCCCGCTGATCGTCGACTTCGCCCACATCTGGCGCGATATGCCCAAGGTCGTGTTCTCACGCACCCTGGAGTCGGTCGACTGGAACTCCCGCCTGGACCGCGGCGACCCGGTCGAGGTGGTGCGGAAGCTGAAAGCCGAAACCGACGGCAGGCTGGAGGTGGCCGGCGCGACGCTGGCTGCACCGATCGTGCAGGCCGGGCTGGTGGATGAGTACCGGCTCGTAATCGCGCCCACCGCGGTGGGCGGCGGCACCCCGTTCTTCCCGGTACTGCCGTCATGGATATCGCTGCGCCTGCTGGAGAACCGTACCTTTCCGTGCGGCACGGTCCTGCTGCGCTACGAGGCGAAACACGACTGA